A single genomic interval of Cellvibrio sp. PSBB023 harbors:
- a CDS encoding UvrD-helicase domain-containing protein: protein MSENFYLAETKPDNHDNDVDKNIQECLKIGSGKSFITFAGAGSGKTYSLKQALDFLNAKYSSVLSPQGKKIAVVTFTNNAAEEIKHRIEQRSIFAVSTIHSFCWSAIVGFNEDIRKWYINKIPAELAELEDLEKRGRAGKASDARKQAIVRLKDKMEWLAQPRSFIYDPNGANFEKNALSHTDVLKIFSSFLTAKPLMADVIVNMFPFIFIDESQDTNSDVINAFFGLQDAKSDKVVIGLFGDTMQRIFGGGEPKLGKTKPIGWVAFDKRMNHRSARRIVGLGNQIRNEDDQRKQFARDGAADGYVRYFLLPNGISNKEEVETNIRETMMTVTGDTLWMDVHSKETAILLLEHKMAGRRLGFDALWETLSKSGKIKDQISDGSNSELKFFSDIVFPMAEASRNQRRAELMSIMRECKSPLLEASVLEANKDDPLALARTAEHAFRDVVLNHTVSFRTVLEVIATHKLLNIPAKLQPFVAATEEGDGQLKPVQEKALQVVEEESKEIEDNEITAWAEALETDFFQIRNYKNYIENRSVFRTHQGVKGNEFERVMVIMDDDEAGGFLFSYEQYFGAKDLSIDSQRKREAGEEVGLDRTRRLFYVTSTRAKNSLAHVIYTSDVARVKASLVEKKFAREDEIIEF, encoded by the coding sequence ATGTCAGAAAATTTTTATTTAGCAGAAACTAAACCAGATAATCATGACAATGACGTAGATAAAAATATTCAAGAGTGCTTAAAAATAGGTAGTGGAAAAAGTTTTATTACCTTTGCGGGAGCAGGATCAGGAAAAACCTACTCACTAAAACAAGCTCTTGATTTCCTAAATGCAAAATATTCTAGTGTATTGTCTCCACAAGGAAAGAAAATTGCTGTTGTAACTTTTACAAACAATGCAGCTGAAGAGATCAAACATCGGATTGAACAGCGATCAATTTTTGCAGTATCGACGATACATAGCTTTTGCTGGTCTGCAATTGTAGGTTTTAACGAAGATATTCGAAAATGGTATATAAATAAAATCCCTGCGGAGCTTGCGGAGCTCGAAGACTTAGAAAAGCGTGGTCGAGCTGGAAAGGCGTCAGATGCCAGAAAGCAAGCAATCGTTCGTTTAAAAGATAAAATGGAATGGTTGGCACAGCCGCGCTCATTTATTTACGATCCAAACGGAGCCAACTTTGAGAAAAATGCGTTGTCGCACACTGATGTATTGAAAATTTTCTCTAGTTTTTTGACTGCCAAGCCGTTGATGGCAGATGTTATTGTAAACATGTTTCCTTTCATCTTCATCGACGAAAGCCAGGATACAAATTCAGACGTAATAAATGCATTCTTTGGATTGCAAGATGCCAAATCTGATAAGGTGGTTATTGGCTTATTTGGAGATACGATGCAACGCATTTTTGGTGGTGGAGAGCCAAAGCTAGGTAAAACTAAGCCGATCGGTTGGGTAGCCTTCGACAAAAGAATGAATCATCGCTCAGCGCGACGTATTGTTGGCTTAGGCAATCAAATTCGAAATGAAGATGACCAACGTAAACAGTTTGCTCGTGATGGAGCCGCTGATGGTTATGTTCGATATTTTTTACTGCCCAATGGTATTTCAAACAAAGAAGAAGTCGAAACCAATATTCGTGAAACCATGATGACTGTTACGGGGGACACTCTATGGATGGACGTGCATTCCAAAGAAACTGCAATCTTACTTTTGGAGCACAAAATGGCTGGACGACGGCTTGGTTTTGATGCTCTTTGGGAAACGCTTTCAAAATCAGGAAAAATTAAAGATCAAATTTCTGATGGCTCAAATAGTGAGCTGAAATTTTTCTCTGACATTGTTTTTCCCATGGCAGAGGCAAGTCGGAATCAAAGACGAGCCGAGCTTATGTCTATTATGAGAGAATGCAAGTCACCGCTTTTGGAGGCTAGCGTACTAGAGGCAAATAAGGACGACCCACTTGCTCTTGCTCGAACCGCCGAGCATGCTTTCAGAGACGTGGTATTAAATCATACGGTCAGCTTTCGGACAGTTCTAGAGGTAATTGCTACACACAAATTACTAAATATTCCTGCGAAATTACAGCCTTTTGTAGCAGCGACCGAAGAGGGTGATGGCCAATTGAAGCCAGTCCAGGAAAAAGCGTTGCAGGTGGTAGAAGAGGAATCGAAAGAGATAGAAGACAATGAGATTACCGCTTGGGCTGAAGCGCTGGAAACTGATTTTTTTCAAATTAGAAATTATAAAAATTATATAGAGAACCGCTCGGTATTCCGCACCCATCAAGGCGTTAAAGGTAATGAATTTGAACGCGTTATGGTTATCATGGATGATGATGAGGCGGGAGGATTCCTATTTTCCTATGAGCAGTATTTTGGCGCTAAAGATCTTTCCATAGACAGCCAAAGAAAGCGCGAAGCAGGTGAAGAAGTTGGTTTGGATCGCACCCGAAGGTTATTCTATGTGACATCAACGCGAGCAAAAAATAGCTTAGCACATGTGATTTATACATCCGACGTGGCTAGGGTAAAAGCAAGTCTTGTTGAGAAAAAATTTGCACGTGAAGATGAGATTATCGAGTTTTAG
- a CDS encoding thermonuclease family protein, with amino-acid sequence MNILKVSLLALLLATQSVSAADQIAGKVVKVSDGDTVTLLVNGSETIKVRLSEIDAPETNQPWGNNSKQALSLLIATKNVTVSTTGKDRYGRTLGIIYLQEENINKLMVQNGNAWAYTKYVEDQEYFLLQDHAKKQKVGLWSLSADQITPPWEWRHKSK; translated from the coding sequence ATGAATATATTAAAGGTTTCCCTCCTCGCGCTTCTTCTCGCTACCCAGTCAGTATCCGCTGCAGACCAAATTGCAGGAAAAGTCGTCAAAGTAAGTGATGGCGATACGGTCACCCTCCTTGTGAACGGCTCTGAAACCATCAAAGTACGCCTCTCCGAAATAGATGCCCCCGAAACCAATCAACCTTGGGGCAACAATTCCAAACAAGCCCTCTCGTTGCTCATAGCCACCAAAAACGTAACAGTCAGCACCACTGGCAAAGACAGGTATGGCAGAACTCTCGGTATCATTTACCTTCAAGAGGAAAATATTAATAAGCTAATGGTTCAAAATGGCAATGCATGGGCGTACACCAAATATGTGGAGGACCAAGAATATTTTCTCCTTCAAGATCATGCTAAAAAACAAAAAGTTGGATTGTGGTCATTGAGCGCAGATCAGATAACCCCGCCCTGGGAGTGGAGACATAAATCCAAATAA
- a CDS encoding type II toxin-antitoxin system VapC family toxin has translation MYLLDTNVVSELRKVYPGKAHPNVKNWFSSIDGADVFLSVITLQELEIGVLLLERKDSRQGEILRAWVEGYVIPTFNENLLDVSREIALASARYYIPNPRPARDALIAATAEVHKMTIVTRNTADFEGLGVKILNPWL, from the coding sequence ATGTATTTACTGGATACCAATGTTGTTTCGGAATTACGGAAAGTTTATCCAGGCAAGGCTCATCCAAATGTGAAGAATTGGTTTAGTTCGATTGATGGTGCGGATGTTTTTTTATCGGTTATCACGCTTCAGGAATTGGAAATCGGTGTGCTTCTTCTTGAGCGGAAAGATTCCAGGCAAGGTGAAATATTGAGGGCTTGGGTTGAGGGGTATGTAATCCCAACTTTTAATGAAAATCTGCTGGACGTATCGAGAGAGATTGCTCTTGCAAGTGCGCGATACTATATCCCTAATCCGCGTCCCGCCCGCGATGCGCTTATCGCCGCGACCGCAGAGGTTCACAAGATGACGATCGTTACGAGAAACACTGCTGACTTTGAGGGATTGGGGGTCAAAATCCTGAACCCTTGGCTATGA
- a CDS encoding ATP-dependent endonuclease produces the protein MKITSFILKNYRRLSDVTLMLDDKTTVIVGANNSGKTSCIGALHTFLKSPDNLRIRDISKVNWKKIQKIGEQIEKTFPTDEAITELSNVFVSLLPRLELTITANASEAYKVRDILPDLEWRGGALSVRINYEASDIVNLLREFSDTRKVVSGHKDKVSLWPKDLCDFLEKGRNFNKFIKQKHYILSKDPEAAETEILQPLKSEALKKLIRVDVISEQRGLGTEDNADQKGPYSEKQRLNKLLREYYDRILNPEDFPEVQDLEVLGQQQVLEKGFSDRLNKQFQAPFNELKGMGYPGIGGNPSVEIVAKISGTDALQKASSIQYRFDKDEDEFLPESYLGLGYQNLIYLTFRLLEFRDKWMRVGKSASAGDNVGEQIEPIHLVLLEEPEVNLHAQVQRVFVSKAYDTLRNHPDLRDNDTKKDKIEYQTQLVISTHSSHIINDIDFKDLRYFRRNKANKAIAMDHTSIANMSDLFSKVKDEILFVKKHLKLSHCDIFFADGVIFVEGQAERLLVPEFISRSFPKLSNRYISLLEVSGAHTHMYRELIEKLGVTTLVLTDIDSVGLTGESCAPQKGLGLKTNNDTLRLWHPKKELLDDLVSLPKHQHAIESNGTPLYVAYQKSTLISEKEILSRTFEDALILANFENDFFQGKSKIKAAFESSTKSLSDSLYDYVQGLKKGDFAFSCIFHLADNEANSFNAPGYICDGLSWLESQLSPKV, from the coding sequence ATGAAAATCACTTCGTTCATTTTAAAAAACTATCGCCGGCTTTCCGATGTAACTTTAATGCTTGATGATAAAACGACTGTCATTGTCGGTGCGAACAATAGCGGAAAAACATCATGTATTGGAGCTCTACATACATTTCTAAAAAGTCCGGACAATCTGAGAATTAGAGATATATCGAAGGTAAACTGGAAAAAAATACAAAAAATAGGCGAGCAAATTGAAAAGACATTCCCTACAGATGAGGCTATAACAGAGTTGTCGAATGTTTTCGTTAGTCTATTGCCGAGATTAGAGCTTACTATCACTGCAAATGCGAGCGAAGCGTACAAGGTTCGTGACATTCTTCCTGATCTGGAATGGCGAGGAGGAGCATTATCTGTTCGTATAAATTATGAAGCCTCCGATATTGTTAATCTTTTGCGTGAATTTTCTGACACCAGAAAAGTGGTTTCTGGACACAAAGACAAGGTAAGTCTGTGGCCTAAAGATCTATGTGATTTTCTAGAGAAAGGGCGGAACTTCAATAAGTTTATTAAACAAAAACATTATATATTGAGTAAAGATCCGGAGGCAGCGGAAACTGAAATTTTACAACCCCTAAAATCTGAAGCCTTAAAAAAACTAATTCGAGTGGACGTGATATCCGAACAGCGCGGATTAGGCACTGAAGATAATGCGGATCAAAAAGGGCCATATTCAGAAAAGCAACGACTCAATAAGCTGCTTCGTGAATATTATGATCGAATTCTAAATCCTGAAGATTTTCCAGAAGTGCAAGATCTTGAAGTTTTGGGACAACAACAAGTATTAGAAAAGGGATTTTCAGACAGGCTAAATAAACAATTCCAAGCGCCATTTAATGAACTAAAAGGCATGGGTTATCCAGGTATTGGCGGTAATCCATCTGTTGAAATTGTCGCTAAAATTAGCGGTACCGACGCATTACAAAAAGCGTCTTCGATTCAATATCGTTTTGATAAAGATGAAGATGAGTTTCTTCCAGAAAGCTATTTAGGTCTAGGTTACCAAAATCTCATTTATTTAACTTTTAGGCTGCTAGAATTTAGAGACAAGTGGATGCGTGTCGGGAAGTCGGCATCAGCTGGAGATAATGTTGGCGAACAGATTGAACCAATTCATTTGGTTTTGCTTGAAGAGCCGGAGGTTAATCTTCACGCGCAAGTTCAGCGAGTTTTTGTATCAAAAGCTTATGATACTCTTCGTAATCACCCTGACTTGCGCGACAATGACACAAAAAAGGATAAGATTGAATACCAAACGCAGCTCGTCATAAGCACCCACTCCAGTCATATTATTAATGATATCGATTTCAAAGATCTACGTTACTTTCGAAGAAATAAAGCCAACAAAGCCATTGCGATGGATCATACGTCAATTGCAAATATGTCAGATCTCTTTTCGAAGGTAAAAGATGAGATCCTATTTGTTAAAAAGCATTTGAAGCTATCGCACTGTGATATTTTCTTTGCCGACGGAGTTATTTTTGTAGAAGGTCAAGCTGAGCGTTTACTTGTGCCTGAATTTATCTCGCGTAGTTTTCCAAAACTGTCAAATAGGTATATATCTCTACTTGAGGTGAGCGGTGCTCACACTCATATGTATAGAGAATTGATAGAGAAGCTTGGTGTAACAACCTTAGTATTAACAGATATAGATTCAGTTGGTTTAACAGGAGAATCCTGCGCCCCACAAAAAGGTTTAGGCCTAAAAACGAATAATGATACCTTGAGACTATGGCATCCAAAAAAAGAATTGCTGGACGATTTGGTGAGTTTACCAAAGCATCAGCATGCGATAGAGAGTAATGGCACACCGCTATACGTTGCGTACCAAAAGTCAACCTTGATATCAGAGAAAGAAATTTTGTCGCGTACTTTTGAGGATGCATTAATTTTGGCCAACTTCGAAAATGATTTTTTTCAAGGAAAATCCAAAATAAAAGCTGCATTTGAAAGCAGTACTAAATCTCTGTCGGATTCGCTATATGATTATGTTCAAGGTTTAAAGAAGGGTGATTTTGCATTCAGCTGCATCTTCCATCTAGCGGATAATGAGGCAAATAGCTTCAACGCCCCTGGGTACATATGCGATGGCCTCTCTTGGTTAGAAAGCCAGCTTTCACCAAAAGTCTAG
- a CDS encoding AAA domain-containing protein: protein MEVKIWDGGLQSQEIKAIDTIQKAFSSMPNSNQVKPAKSGSIRDQLDGLGANSILPWKGYAGFRFVDAKGNEGEFDLVIVTHCNVLIVELKDWNNGEVVSRGDRWYKNDSDMGRSPVSITQNKVFLLKNKLDRIRHKFSNAGHTPQIHHLVVMTGNAILSKITDQEKNHTIRLSEFLELRDERKFNERFRPHPNSKVLNKDFPIFDKLFLGSNNTAPKHIRIDGYKATDLIFEHPKKIYKEFQAVSEISKKDEVLLRLWNFDELEGVKAKTSNGRFDIVSREREVLQFIKHQDHDLYKHCLRSLTSPQKDEVTTQYSEIYELPPNHLRFNEFIGRYGLVFSERDRVNLIKLLVAKFADLHQIKVAHRDLGDHSIWISPSKEVALSSFIAAYHKPVGTVGDYRQLLSVNDVCVATAQDATSTPFEADVYALGMLSWHILTSQRISPKSVNAIDSAIEASDSLYAPVLLKALQGNCFSSAVELLEALIDAEPVNDKEMDFDQSALDPYRKSISHTRQFREDDDFLVETEEREVYFSNGQVVKAWLNISLADDNAVTGYKLLHFLKRIEKLQALSLAYIPFIRDFGIATKSSSLYLVMDTAEGCHWDEMELGQEDKLVVIKLLINSVEHLHTLNVAHGDLHPKNIILAKRDSGYSLSLIDIPDYCIESVEPRNHQYSPDNLDTCTAYERDNFAVMKMACELLGLDWGSASDAYKEIAAAVIQELTDTLYGFKGLSRFKSAIEAPDSNAVEPVRIILKGDFDPITIYPDNGHLYLQVERSKKEKSDARVRVHGIGGSVDLVFSSRNQAFVVGFEPRARSSIKRSDADNSQLELDFPIAIQSGDLYDLSALTKKLKGNEAFSLAIELALKENEIESNHTDELTSELKKAFDALDQTVAPIIEPELKITTAKLWSAILETETESYPYIEISDNPREVKDNKDQLIMPYQADIDALGHFKKTDVIEALVIQGEKEISLGEVVLKQSALNEVRLSKLSMKARKVSDGDLIFFRTKQDRASYEKRKAALKCLLDREGVISDLVSYFDPTCSLPAISYGVEISEEDFARYDRLDEQGNKISLNQQQREAFQKLINNGPLSLLQGPPGTGKTEFIAAFVHYLIEKQRVTRVLLVSQSHEAVNTAAERIRNHCARLYTPLDVVRFSNREGAVSTGLKDVYASSIVSEKRELFRAEVRHRVSALGRALGLEPNYLTALVIAELKLFKQIDHFVSSLKSLTGRDMQQDDERQLKKSLIELNESIRATIWDDFQLKLGSEDELEDAKRKVIEKLNRDYAVRPDESLRALALARLSRDMLDVLETDEVNYDEFFARSRQLVTGTCVGIGQRHIGIQDNQYDWVIIDEAARSIASELAIAMQVGKRVLLVGDHQQLPPLYTTPHKRALARRLGVSSSENDLDLLLQSDFARAFESQYGNQVGATLLTQYRMAPEIGNLVSSVFYDGKLGNGNRVIPDIYSRLPDMLQSPVTWLDTSGSGHRAYHQNDKGMSIYNRFEADLIITLLKQLSTDMDFLYELRASVKEEEPAIGVICMYGEQKHTLRQKFNEVQWSEDFKTLVKIDTVDSYQGKENRIIILSLTRSDKLKSPGFLKAPNRINVALSRAMDRLVIVGSVQMWRSNNKHLPLGRVASFMDSKGLEAGYRFIEAELVNGQGKRTK from the coding sequence ATGGAAGTTAAGATTTGGGACGGTGGGTTGCAATCGCAAGAAATTAAAGCGATTGATACAATTCAAAAGGCATTTTCCTCCATGCCTAATTCTAACCAAGTGAAACCTGCCAAAAGTGGTTCCATCAGGGATCAGCTGGATGGCCTGGGGGCCAATTCGATTTTACCTTGGAAGGGTTACGCAGGGTTCAGATTTGTCGATGCAAAAGGCAATGAAGGTGAGTTCGATTTAGTCATTGTCACACACTGTAATGTACTAATTGTTGAACTTAAAGATTGGAATAACGGTGAAGTCGTATCCCGTGGAGACCGATGGTATAAAAACGATTCAGATATGGGGCGGTCTCCTGTCAGTATTACCCAAAATAAAGTTTTCTTGCTGAAGAATAAGCTTGATCGAATTCGACACAAATTTAGCAATGCAGGACATACACCGCAAATACATCATCTTGTTGTAATGACCGGGAATGCGATTCTCTCCAAAATTACCGACCAGGAAAAGAACCATACAATTAGACTTTCGGAATTTCTTGAATTAAGGGACGAGCGAAAATTCAACGAGAGATTTAGGCCTCACCCCAATTCTAAAGTTCTGAATAAGGACTTTCCTATCTTCGATAAATTATTTCTTGGTAGCAATAATACTGCTCCGAAACACATTCGCATTGATGGCTACAAGGCTACTGATTTAATCTTTGAGCACCCAAAAAAAATCTATAAAGAGTTTCAGGCTGTATCTGAAATTTCTAAGAAAGATGAAGTATTACTGCGGCTGTGGAACTTCGATGAGCTAGAGGGTGTTAAGGCTAAGACTTCTAATGGTCGCTTTGATATTGTGTCCCGAGAGCGCGAAGTTCTTCAGTTCATTAAACACCAAGACCATGACCTATATAAACATTGCTTGCGTTCTTTAACCAGCCCTCAAAAGGATGAGGTGACTACTCAATATTCGGAGATCTATGAGCTTCCACCAAATCATTTGAGATTTAACGAGTTTATCGGTCGATATGGGCTGGTTTTCTCGGAGCGAGACAGAGTAAATCTGATTAAGCTTTTAGTGGCTAAGTTTGCCGACCTTCACCAAATAAAAGTGGCGCACCGAGATCTTGGTGACCACAGTATTTGGATATCGCCGAGTAAAGAGGTGGCTCTCTCTAGTTTTATTGCCGCTTATCACAAGCCAGTTGGAACTGTTGGCGATTATCGGCAACTACTTTCCGTTAATGATGTCTGTGTTGCAACCGCTCAAGACGCAACATCAACGCCGTTCGAAGCGGATGTATACGCTCTTGGTATGTTGTCTTGGCATATTCTAACTTCACAACGCATCTCACCCAAAAGCGTAAATGCTATCGACTCAGCTATAGAGGCAAGTGACAGCCTCTATGCTCCTGTGTTGTTAAAAGCCCTACAGGGTAACTGCTTTTCAAGTGCTGTGGAGCTTTTAGAGGCCCTTATCGACGCCGAACCTGTAAATGACAAAGAGATGGATTTTGACCAATCCGCGCTTGATCCATATAGAAAGTCGATTAGTCATACTAGACAATTCAGGGAGGACGATGACTTTTTAGTAGAAACTGAGGAGCGAGAAGTTTACTTTTCTAACGGACAGGTTGTTAAAGCATGGCTTAACATTAGTCTTGCCGACGACAACGCGGTTACAGGTTACAAACTGCTTCACTTTTTAAAGCGTATCGAAAAGCTTCAGGCACTATCCCTGGCATACATTCCATTTATTAGGGATTTCGGTATCGCGACAAAGTCCTCCAGCCTGTACTTGGTGATGGATACGGCCGAGGGATGTCATTGGGATGAGATGGAGCTTGGTCAAGAAGATAAGCTCGTCGTTATTAAGTTATTAATCAATTCAGTAGAACATCTGCACACGTTGAACGTCGCTCACGGAGATCTCCACCCCAAAAATATTATCCTAGCTAAGCGTGATAGCGGTTACTCGCTGTCGCTAATTGATATACCCGACTACTGTATCGAATCTGTCGAACCACGCAACCACCAATACAGCCCTGATAATCTAGATACCTGCACTGCTTACGAGCGGGATAACTTTGCAGTAATGAAAATGGCTTGCGAGCTTTTAGGGCTCGATTGGGGTAGCGCCTCAGATGCCTATAAGGAAATCGCTGCTGCGGTTATACAGGAGCTAACTGATACCCTATATGGATTTAAGGGTCTTTCCCGTTTTAAATCAGCAATCGAAGCCCCAGACAGCAACGCCGTAGAGCCTGTAAGAATAATACTGAAAGGTGATTTTGATCCCATTACGATCTATCCAGACAACGGTCACCTTTACCTTCAGGTTGAACGCAGTAAGAAAGAGAAGTCAGACGCTCGTGTTCGGGTGCATGGTATAGGAGGAAGCGTTGATCTGGTTTTCAGTTCGCGAAATCAAGCCTTTGTTGTTGGCTTTGAGCCAAGAGCGAGATCATCTATCAAAAGGTCTGATGCAGACAACAGTCAGCTGGAACTAGACTTCCCAATAGCCATTCAGTCCGGCGATCTATATGACCTGTCTGCGCTAACGAAAAAGCTGAAGGGAAATGAGGCATTTTCTTTAGCGATTGAGCTTGCTCTGAAAGAAAACGAAATTGAATCTAACCACACCGACGAGCTGACATCTGAGCTAAAAAAGGCATTTGATGCATTAGATCAAACTGTCGCTCCCATCATCGAGCCAGAATTAAAAATCACGACGGCAAAACTTTGGAGTGCGATTCTTGAAACTGAAACGGAATCCTACCCCTATATTGAAATTTCGGATAACCCACGAGAAGTCAAAGACAATAAAGACCAGCTAATCATGCCTTATCAGGCTGACATTGATGCCTTAGGTCATTTTAAGAAAACCGATGTAATCGAAGCGCTAGTTATTCAAGGGGAGAAGGAAATATCGCTCGGTGAAGTCGTTTTAAAGCAATCAGCCCTTAATGAGGTCCGACTATCTAAATTGAGCATGAAGGCTCGCAAAGTTTCAGATGGTGATTTGATTTTCTTCAGAACCAAACAAGACCGCGCCTCCTACGAGAAGAGGAAAGCAGCGCTTAAGTGTTTATTGGATAGGGAGGGGGTCATCAGCGACCTCGTTTCCTATTTCGATCCTACCTGTTCATTGCCTGCAATAAGTTATGGCGTTGAGATTAGCGAGGAAGATTTTGCCAGATACGACCGGCTTGATGAACAAGGCAATAAAATTAGCCTAAATCAGCAGCAGCGAGAAGCCTTTCAGAAGCTCATAAACAATGGTCCGCTTTCGTTATTGCAGGGCCCTCCAGGCACTGGTAAGACTGAGTTTATTGCAGCGTTCGTGCACTATTTGATCGAGAAACAACGGGTGACAAGAGTGCTTTTAGTTAGTCAGTCTCACGAAGCTGTGAATACTGCTGCCGAGAGAATCCGTAACCATTGCGCTAGGTTGTATACGCCTCTTGATGTGGTTCGTTTTAGCAACCGAGAGGGTGCTGTTTCAACTGGCTTAAAAGACGTTTACGCAAGCTCTATCGTGTCCGAAAAGCGAGAGCTTTTTCGAGCAGAGGTTAGACATAGAGTATCTGCGTTGGGTAGGGCGTTAGGCCTAGAGCCTAACTATCTAACTGCTCTTGTAATTGCTGAATTGAAGTTGTTCAAGCAAATCGACCATTTTGTTTCATCTTTGAAGTCTTTAACTGGTAGGGATATGCAGCAAGACGATGAGCGGCAGCTGAAAAAATCTCTTATTGAGCTGAACGAATCAATCCGCGCGACGATATGGGATGACTTCCAGCTTAAGCTGGGCTCTGAGGATGAACTCGAAGATGCAAAGCGAAAAGTGATTGAGAAATTAAATCGCGATTACGCGGTTCGCCCCGACGAGTCATTGAGAGCCCTTGCTCTAGCAAGGCTTTCCAGGGATATGCTGGATGTCTTAGAAACTGACGAGGTGAACTATGACGAGTTTTTCGCTAGATCTCGTCAATTGGTAACGGGTACATGCGTCGGTATCGGCCAGCGTCATATCGGTATTCAAGATAATCAATACGACTGGGTCATCATTGATGAGGCAGCTCGATCAATTGCTAGTGAACTCGCAATCGCGATGCAGGTGGGCAAGAGAGTCTTGCTGGTCGGTGATCATCAGCAGTTGCCGCCGCTCTATACTACCCCGCATAAGCGAGCACTTGCACGTCGTTTAGGTGTTTCTTCCTCTGAAAATGACTTAGACCTCTTACTTCAGAGTGACTTTGCTCGCGCCTTCGAATCACAATATGGGAATCAAGTTGGTGCGACGTTATTGACCCAATATCGCATGGCTCCTGAGATCGGAAATTTAGTTTCGAGTGTGTTTTACGATGGAAAGTTGGGTAATGGGAATCGTGTGATTCCCGATATCTATAGTCGTTTACCGGATATGCTCCAGTCACCTGTGACTTGGCTGGATACATCGGGTTCAGGGCACAGAGCGTACCATCAAAACGATAAAGGAATGAGTATCTATAATAGGTTTGAAGCAGATTTAATCATCACATTGCTGAAGCAATTATCAACAGATATGGACTTCCTTTATGAGCTTAGAGCTTCAGTAAAAGAAGAGGAGCCAGCTATTGGTGTGATCTGCATGTACGGCGAACAGAAGCACACATTGAGGCAAAAGTTTAATGAGGTTCAGTGGAGTGAGGATTTCAAGACACTCGTGAAAATTGATACGGTAGATAGTTATCAAGGTAAAGAAAACAGAATCATTATTCTATCATTGACCCGAAGCGATAAACTTAAGAGTCCTGGGTTTTTGAAGGCGCCAAATAGAATCAATGTTGCTCTTTCTCGGGCAATGGATAGATTGGTAATTGTTGGTTCAGTACAGATGTGGCGTTCTAACAACAAGCATCTACCGCTTGGTCGTGTTGCCAGTTTTATGGACTCTAAAGGTTTAGAAGCAGGATACCGATTTATTGAAGCCGAACTGGTTAACGGACAGGGAAAACGCACTAAATGA
- a CDS encoding type II toxin-antitoxin system prevent-host-death family antitoxin, producing MSITTITSREFNHDRGGAKKAAQKGPVFITDRGRPSLVLMTAEEYRRLTGKKKDLAELLFMPGAEDIEFDIPKLPNDFSRPADFS from the coding sequence ATGAGCATAACCACTATCACCAGTAGAGAATTCAACCACGACAGAGGGGGGGCGAAAAAGGCTGCCCAGAAGGGGCCGGTATTTATTACAGATCGGGGAAGACCTTCACTTGTATTGATGACGGCAGAGGAGTACCGGCGGTTAACAGGTAAAAAGAAAGACCTGGCCGAATTGCTGTTCATGCCTGGCGCAGAAGATATTGAGTTTGACATCCCTAAGCTGCCAAATGACTTTTCTCGACCTGCGGATTTTTCATAA